The Aurantiacibacter arachoides genome window below encodes:
- a CDS encoding Ku protein, which yields MAARAYWQGQIRLALVSIPVEIFTATQSGAKISFNQIHEPSGKRIAYEKVVPGVGPVDRDDIIKGYEISKGEYVLLEDEEIEAVKLESKKTLELVQFVDADEIDPLYYEKPYYVAPKDELAEEAFVVLREALRKSKKVALGQLAVRGTEKLVAIKPCGKGLLLETLRYADEVRKGQSFFGAIDDAKPKKELLDLATALIDQRSAPFDASEFEDRYVDALRRLIDKKAKSRSNKAIIEDAGEPATGGGNVIDLMAALKKSVGSDKKPAAKSKPAAKPAGRTKKSA from the coding sequence ATGGCGGCAAGGGCATATTGGCAAGGTCAGATCAGGCTTGCGCTGGTCTCGATCCCGGTAGAGATTTTCACCGCGACCCAGTCGGGCGCGAAGATCAGCTTCAACCAGATCCACGAACCCAGCGGCAAGCGGATCGCCTACGAAAAGGTCGTGCCCGGCGTCGGCCCCGTCGACCGCGACGACATCATCAAGGGATACGAGATTTCCAAGGGCGAATACGTCCTTCTGGAGGACGAGGAAATCGAGGCCGTCAAGCTGGAGAGCAAGAAGACGCTGGAGCTCGTCCAGTTCGTCGACGCCGACGAGATCGATCCGCTGTATTACGAGAAACCCTATTACGTCGCACCGAAGGACGAACTGGCGGAAGAAGCCTTCGTCGTCCTGCGCGAGGCGTTGCGCAAATCGAAGAAGGTGGCCTTGGGCCAGCTGGCGGTGCGGGGGACCGAAAAGCTGGTTGCCATCAAGCCGTGCGGCAAGGGCCTGTTGCTGGAAACGCTGCGGTATGCGGACGAGGTGCGCAAGGGGCAGTCGTTCTTCGGCGCGATCGACGACGCCAAGCCGAAGAAGGAACTGCTGGACCTTGCCACCGCGCTGATCGACCAGCGCAGCGCGCCCTTCGATGCCAGCGAGTTCGAGGACCGTTATGTGGATGCGCTGCGCCGGCTGATCGACAAGAAGGCGAAGTCCAGAAGCAACAAGGCCATCATCGAGGACGCAGGCGAACCTGCGACCGGCGGCGGCAACGTGATCGACCTGATGGCGGCGTTGAAGAAGTCGGTCGGCAGCGACAAGAAGCCCGCTGCCAAGAGCAAGCCGGCAGCCAAGCCCGCGGGGCGCACCAAGAAGAGCGCCTGA
- a CDS encoding MgtC/SapB family protein gives MELNDPILVHWLDWDLLARLGIAAIIGLLLGLDRELRGHAAGMRTHGLLCFTSAAMTVSIIALYYEMDAERADPLRLYEAAGAFVGIIGAGLIVFSKGQVHNLTTAAHLWLAAVIGIACGAGQWPLVVIGTIISLVMLSGLRLLERKEQGRLRGIPHEEAAHGPD, from the coding sequence ATGGAACTAAACGACCCGATCCTCGTCCACTGGCTCGACTGGGACCTGCTTGCCCGCCTGGGTATCGCCGCGATCATCGGGCTGTTGCTCGGGCTCGATCGCGAACTGCGCGGCCACGCGGCGGGGATGCGAACGCATGGGCTGCTCTGTTTCACCAGTGCGGCGATGACGGTGTCCATCATCGCGCTGTATTATGAGATGGATGCGGAAAGGGCCGACCCACTGCGGCTGTACGAGGCGGCGGGCGCTTTCGTCGGCATCATCGGCGCAGGGCTGATCGTGTTCAGCAAGGGGCAGGTGCACAACCTCACCACCGCGGCGCACCTGTGGCTGGCGGCGGTGATCGGCATTGCCTGCGGGGCGGGGCAATGGCCGCTGGTGGTGATCGGCACGATCATCAGCCTCGTCATGCTGAGCGGGCTGCGTCTGCTGGAACGCAAGGAACAGGGTCGCTTGCGCGGCATCCCTCACGAGGAGGCGGCCCATGGCCCGGACTGA
- the ligD gene encoding DNA ligase D → MARTDPLAEYNAKRDFGKTPEPAGKAESSTSGNAFIVQKHDATRLHWDLRLEVDGVMKSWAVTKGPSPDPDIKRLAVRTEDHPLSYNSFEGTIPKGEYGGGTVMLWDRGTWSPIPGKSASDIDEGHLHFCLQGERMQGEWLLIRLKKKPGEKRENWLLRKLQDNHAEAGDALVQRELTSVLTGRSMAEIAADRKGEFSLAGKKDDAFLAQMAKASAHTKSKRKPAKKNAPLPRFRKPQLATLVDDVPTGNGWMHEIKFDGYRALVAARGEEVRVYTRSGKDWTDKFAPLARSIAALDLPSCLIDGEIVAVDAKGNPDFSTLQGMLKRGHGEQGAHDALQLHAFDLLELGGEDLADLTNIERKERLDALLGTAEPPIFVADHVIGAGEALYRQMCDAGQEGIISKTVDGRYSGSRAKRWVKVKCTRRQEFVVIGWKASTTKARPFASLLMAQHEGGKLVYKGNVGTGFSGKDLDDLAGRLARLERKTPPAEVDRVSARGVTWVTPKLVAEVAFAEFTADGNIRHGSFLGLRGDKKADAVTPEKAAPAPAEPAAVAISSRERVIFPDSGQTKGELADYYAAIAPIMLPFAARRPISLVRCPQGRGKKCFFQKHDSGALGDAVHKVPIREKDGGSEDYLWIEDVRGLLQCVQMGTIEFHGWASRSSAVEAPDRMIFDLDPDEGLDFADVKSAATHIRDRLADLGLVSFAMLSGGKGVHVVVPLSTGHDWEVHKDFARRFAEALSLAEPDRFVATMSKAKRKGKIFIDWLRNQRGSTAVLPYSARARSGAPVAVPIAWGELKAMKDAHPYSIDDAKRLIDRATSRTLAGWGFAEQDLPAV, encoded by the coding sequence ATGGCCCGGACTGATCCGCTCGCCGAATACAATGCCAAGCGCGATTTCGGAAAGACGCCGGAGCCTGCCGGCAAGGCGGAAAGCAGCACCAGCGGCAATGCCTTCATCGTGCAGAAGCACGACGCCACCCGCCTGCACTGGGATCTCCGGCTGGAGGTCGACGGGGTGATGAAAAGCTGGGCGGTCACCAAGGGACCGTCCCCCGATCCCGATATCAAGCGCCTGGCCGTGCGGACCGAGGATCATCCGCTGTCCTACAACAGCTTCGAAGGCACCATTCCCAAGGGCGAATACGGCGGCGGCACGGTGATGTTGTGGGATCGCGGCACCTGGTCGCCCATCCCGGGCAAGAGCGCATCCGACATCGACGAGGGCCACCTGCATTTCTGCCTCCAGGGTGAGCGGATGCAGGGCGAGTGGCTGTTGATAAGGCTGAAGAAAAAGCCGGGAGAAAAGCGGGAAAACTGGCTGCTGCGCAAGTTGCAGGACAACCATGCCGAGGCTGGCGATGCCCTCGTCCAGCGCGAACTGACGAGCGTGCTGACGGGCCGCTCGATGGCCGAGATCGCGGCGGACAGGAAGGGCGAATTCTCCCTCGCGGGCAAGAAGGACGACGCTTTCCTCGCGCAGATGGCAAAGGCCAGCGCGCACACAAAAAGCAAGCGCAAGCCGGCGAAGAAGAACGCGCCGCTCCCCAGGTTCCGCAAGCCTCAACTCGCCACGCTGGTCGACGATGTTCCCACCGGCAACGGCTGGATGCACGAGATCAAGTTCGACGGTTACCGCGCGCTGGTGGCGGCACGGGGCGAAGAGGTGCGCGTCTATACCCGCAGCGGCAAGGACTGGACCGACAAGTTCGCCCCCTTGGCCAGATCCATCGCCGCGCTCGATCTGCCGAGCTGCCTGATCGACGGCGAGATCGTGGCCGTGGATGCGAAGGGCAATCCCGATTTCTCCACGCTGCAGGGGATGTTGAAACGCGGCCACGGAGAGCAGGGGGCGCACGACGCCTTGCAGTTGCACGCCTTTGACCTGCTCGAACTGGGCGGCGAGGATCTGGCCGACCTGACGAACATCGAAAGGAAGGAACGGCTCGACGCCCTGCTCGGCACGGCAGAGCCGCCGATTTTTGTCGCCGACCACGTGATCGGCGCAGGCGAGGCATTGTATCGGCAGATGTGCGATGCCGGGCAGGAAGGCATCATCTCCAAGACCGTCGACGGGCGCTATTCCGGGTCTCGCGCCAAGCGCTGGGTCAAGGTGAAATGCACCCGGCGGCAGGAATTCGTGGTGATCGGCTGGAAGGCTTCGACCACCAAGGCGCGGCCCTTCGCATCGCTGCTGATGGCTCAGCACGAGGGCGGGAAGCTGGTCTACAAGGGTAACGTCGGCACCGGCTTTTCCGGCAAGGATCTGGACGATCTTGCCGGCAGGCTGGCGAGGTTGGAGCGCAAGACGCCCCCTGCCGAAGTCGACCGGGTGAGCGCGCGTGGGGTGACCTGGGTCACGCCAAAGCTGGTTGCCGAAGTCGCCTTTGCCGAATTCACCGCCGACGGCAACATCCGCCACGGCAGCTTCCTGGGCCTGCGCGGCGACAAGAAGGCCGATGCCGTCACGCCCGAAAAGGCCGCCCCCGCCCCCGCAGAACCGGCAGCGGTCGCCATTTCCAGCCGCGAGCGGGTGATCTTTCCCGACAGCGGCCAGACCAAGGGCGAACTTGCCGATTATTACGCCGCCATCGCGCCGATCATGCTGCCCTTCGCGGCCCGTCGCCCGATCAGCCTGGTGCGCTGTCCGCAGGGCCGGGGGAAGAAATGCTTTTTCCAGAAGCACGACAGCGGCGCCCTGGGCGATGCCGTCCACAAGGTGCCGATCCGCGAAAAGGACGGGGGCAGCGAGGATTACCTGTGGATCGAGGACGTGCGCGGCCTGCTGCAATGCGTGCAGATGGGCACGATCGAGTTCCACGGCTGGGCTTCGCGCAGTTCCGCCGTCGAGGCGCCCGATCGCATGATCTTCGACCTCGACCCGGACGAGGGGCTGGACTTCGCCGACGTCAAGAGCGCCGCCACCCACATCCGCGACCGGTTGGCCGACCTTGGCCTCGTCAGCTTTGCCATGCTTTCGGGCGGCAAGGGCGTGCACGTGGTGGTGCCGCTGTCGACCGGTCACGACTGGGAGGTGCACAAGGATTTCGCCCGCCGCTTTGCCGAGGCGTTGAGCCTGGCCGAGCCCGATCGCTTCGTGGCGACGATGAGCAAGGCCAAGCGCAAGGGCAAGATCTTCATCGACTGGCTGCGCAATCAGCGCGGCAGCACCGCGGTCCTCCCCTATTCCGCCCGCGCCCGCAGCGGTGCCCCGGTCGCCGTGCCGATCGCCTGGGGGGAATTGAAAGCCATGAAGGATGCCCACCCTTACAGCATCGACGACGCCAAGCGCCTCATCGACCGTGCCACCAGCCGGACGCTGGCGGGCTGGGGATTTGCCGAACAGGACCTGCCTGCGGTTTGA
- a CDS encoding dipeptidyl-peptidase 3 family protein: protein MRRALIALSLATAPLAIAACTTMDASTAAPDAYDMAASRASIADVRMAPDTSYLNAEERQVVNLLIEASGFMDEIYLRQRGANLPAMRDELARSGQSDLLDMFDRNFGPWDSIAENHPFYGTQEWPEGAGFYPEDLTRAEFDAWLAAHPDQREALMSPYTVVKRDGRGGFVAVPYSVEYRAQLEPAAALLRRAAGITTNPSLKRFLNLRADSFLSDDYFESEMAWMDLEGTPIEVAIGPYEVYTDRLYGTKTAFESFVTLRNPEESAALDRYVGYLRDMEGNLPIDAQYHNFARGFESPIAVADQIHGGGDNVPGVQTIAFNLPNDERVREAKGAKKVILSNVLGAKFDRILDPIADVVLAPEQANLVSRRYMQLFTLFHELSHSLGPGTIMLNGRETTVNAELREQYSALEESKADVMGVYNLLYMMERGELPMAEKSELLQTYFAGLFRSMRFGIEEAHGKGAAAQYGFLLERGAFAWDERAGHFVVDEARLESGLTELLRTELMLQARGDYQGTIAFFNRYARLDDHARRVIAEMEDIPVDIRPIYPDRV from the coding sequence ATGCGCCGCGCTCTTATCGCCCTCAGTCTTGCCACTGCGCCCTTGGCTATCGCCGCCTGCACGACGATGGACGCCAGTACGGCGGCACCCGATGCCTACGACATGGCCGCCAGCCGGGCCAGCATTGCCGACGTGCGGATGGCGCCCGACACCAGCTATCTCAACGCGGAGGAGCGGCAGGTCGTCAACCTGCTGATCGAGGCCTCGGGCTTCATGGACGAGATCTACCTGCGCCAACGCGGCGCGAACCTGCCCGCCATGCGCGACGAACTCGCCCGCAGCGGACAGAGCGACCTGCTCGACATGTTCGATCGCAATTTCGGCCCTTGGGACAGCATTGCCGAAAACCACCCGTTCTACGGCACGCAGGAATGGCCGGAGGGGGCGGGCTTCTATCCCGAAGACCTGACGCGCGCGGAATTCGACGCCTGGCTCGCCGCGCATCCCGACCAGCGCGAGGCGCTGATGAGCCCCTATACCGTGGTGAAGCGGGACGGGCGGGGCGGCTTTGTTGCCGTGCCCTACAGCGTGGAATACCGCGCCCAGCTGGAACCCGCCGCCGCGCTGCTGCGCCGCGCCGCCGGGATCACCACCAACCCCAGCCTCAAGCGCTTTCTCAACCTGCGCGCCGACAGCTTCCTCAGCGACGATTATTTCGAAAGCGAGATGGCGTGGATGGACCTGGAAGGCACGCCCATCGAGGTCGCCATCGGCCCCTACGAGGTCTACACCGACCGCCTTTACGGCACCAAGACCGCGTTCGAGAGCTTCGTGACCCTGCGCAACCCGGAAGAGAGCGCCGCGCTCGACCGTTATGTCGGCTACCTGCGTGACATGGAGGGCAACCTGCCGATCGACGCGCAGTATCACAACTTCGCCCGCGGCTTCGAAAGCCCCATCGCGGTGGCGGACCAGATCCACGGCGGCGGCGACAACGTTCCGGGCGTGCAGACCATCGCCTTCAACCTGCCCAACGACGAGCGCGTGCGCGAGGCTAAGGGCGCAAAGAAGGTGATCCTTTCGAACGTGCTGGGCGCAAAGTTCGACCGCATCCTCGACCCCATCGCCGACGTGGTGCTGGCCCCCGAGCAGGCGAACCTCGTCAGCCGTCGCTACATGCAGCTGTTCACGCTGTTCCACGAACTCAGCCACTCGCTCGGCCCGGGCACCATCATGCTCAACGGCCGCGAGACCACGGTGAACGCCGAACTGCGCGAGCAGTACAGCGCGCTGGAGGAGAGCAAGGCCGACGTCATGGGCGTCTACAACCTGCTCTACATGATGGAACGCGGCGAGCTGCCGATGGCGGAAAAGAGCGAGCTGTTGCAGACCTATTTCGCCGGCCTGTTCCGCTCGATGCGCTTCGGCATCGAGGAGGCGCACGGCAAGGGCGCGGCGGCGCAGTACGGCTTCCTGCTGGAACGCGGCGCCTTCGCCTGGGATGAGCGGGCAGGCCACTTCGTGGTGGACGAGGCGCGGCTGGAAAGCGGGCTTACCGAACTGCTTCGCACCGAACTGATGCTGCAGGCGCGCGGCGATTACCAGGGCACCATCGCCTTCTTCAATCGCTACGCCAGGCTGGACGATCACGCGCGCCGCGTGATCGCGGAGATGGAGGACATCCCGGTGGACATTCGCCCGATCTATCCCGACCGGGTGTAG